In a genomic window of Babylonia areolata isolate BAREFJ2019XMU chromosome 3, ASM4173473v1, whole genome shotgun sequence:
- the LOC143279747 gene encoding pre-mRNA-splicing factor 38A-like gives MANRTVKDAHSVKGTNPQYLVEKIIRTRIYESRYWKEECFALTAALLVDKAMELRYIGGVYGGNVKPTPFLCLILKMLQIQPEKDIVVEFIRNEDFKYVRALGAYYMRLTGTAMDCYKYLEPLYYDYRKLRRMNRNGKFELVHMDEYIDELLREERLADIILPRIQKRNVLEESNQLEPRVSAVEEDMEDMGTDEEEELMEESRRSLTPEKRKSPSPRRRSRSPHTQTEDKRRSRSKEREKRHRSPGKRHKDEDDRKRKSKKSRSDRDRHAGEKDHHRDRGDREREKQVRERERDRDRDRERRHRDKDRDHHKDRGRPHSRRDREDMEIREANELRARLGLAPLRP, from the exons ATGGCTAACAGGACTGTCAAAGATGCTCATTCGGTTAAAGGTACCAATCCGCAGTATTTGGTGGAGAAAATCATCCGCACAAGGATCTACGAAAGCCGGTACTGGAAGGAGGAATGCTTCGCTCTCACAG CTGCTCTTCTTGTCGACAAGGCTATGGAGCTGAGATATATTGGGGGTGTGTATGGTGGCAATGTAAAGCCCACACCATTTCTCTGCCTGATCCTGAAGATGCTGCAGATTCAGCCAGAGAAAGACATTGTGGTGGAGTTCATTAGAAATGAAGATTTCAa ATATGTACGCGCACTTGGAGCATACTACATGCGACTGACAGGCACGGCAATGGACTGCTACAAATACCTGGAGCCCCTCTACTATGACTACAGAAAgctccgtcgcatgaacagaaatGGAA AGTTTGAATTGGTTCACATGGATGAGTACATTGATGAACTTCTGAGGGAGGAGAGATTGGCTGACATCATTCTGCCAAGAATTCAG aaacggAATGTTTTAGAAGAGAGCAATCAGCTGGAGCCCAGAGTAAGTGCTGTGGAAGAAGACATGGAAGACATGggcacagatgaagaagaagaactgatggAG GAGTCCAGGAGGAGTTTGACACCAGAGAAACGGAAAAGCCCCTCACCTCGCCGACGATCCcgatccccccacacacaaacg GAGGACAAAAGGCGGTCACGTtccaaagaaagggaaaagagacaCAGGTCTCCAG GAAAGCGTCACAAGGATGAAGATGACAG AAAGAGGAAGAGCAAGAAGAGCAGGAGCGATCGTGACAGACACGCAGGAGAGAAGGACCATCACCGAGACCgtggcgacagagagagggagaagcaagTCCGTGAGCGCGAgcgggacagggacagggatcgTGAGCGTCGTCACAGGGACAAAGATCGGGACCACCACAAAGACCGCGGTCGTCCTCACAGCCGGCGGGACCGTGAGGACATGGAGATAAGGGAAGCCAACGAACTGCGGGCCAGACTTGGCCTTGCTCCCCTGCGACCCTGA